Genomic segment of Nitrospirota bacterium:
AAACGCATGGGAATACTACAGAAACGATGGAAGGGACTTCCTTCTTTATCTATATGAAGGCATAGAGAAAGAAGAAAGGCTAAGGACAGTTACTGTCTCAGAGTATCTCATGGAGCATCCGGATTCAGAGCCCCTCGAAAGACTCCATTCTGGCTCATGGATTTATGCAAACTTCAAGACATGGATAGGACATGAGGAGGACAACCTTTCGTGGGATTACCTATTGGAGACAAGGGATAGCCTTTCTGAGTTTCAAAGCCAGCACCCCTCAGAAAACCTCTCTAAGGCATGGAGAGCTATATACATTGCAGAAGGAAGCGACTGGAACTGGTGGTATGGAGATGAGCATCTCTCTGAAACCCAAAAGGAATTCGATGAGCTTTATAGGGCAAACCTCATTAAGGTTTATAGGGAAATCGGGAAAGAGCCACCCTCACACCTCTATATACCAATCCTCAAGGCAGATAGGGCTGTTTTGCCAAAAAAGACCATTAGGGGCTTTATCAGCCCTAAAATGGATGGAATAGTTACAAGCTATTTCGAATGGTATCAGTCTGCATCTATGGATGTAGGAAAATCAGGCGGAAGCATGCATAAGGCAGAAAGCCTTCTTTCAGAGATACACTATGGCTTTAACCTCGATAACCTCTTCCTCAGATTAGACCCAAAGCTTCCATTCAGGGAGTTCCCCGAAGGCTCGACCCTAAGTATATTTTTCTTAAAACCAGATGGGTTTAAAGTAGATGTCACACTCACGGATAAATTAGAAGCAGGGCTTTTTGAGAAATCAGGCGAGATATGGCAGAAAAAGATAGATATAGCGGATGTAGCAATAGATGAGATTTTCGAGATAGGAATACCCTTTTCATCTCTAGATGTAAAGCCCTCAGATGAGGTAGCCCTCTCTATCTCTGTGAATAAGGAAGGAGATGAGATAGAAAGATGCCCATGGAGGGGCTATATAAGCCTGATTGCACCTACTGCTGACTTTGAGGCTATAATGTGGTATTAATTAGATGATACCTGAATTTTTGGAGCCTATTACGCTTAGCTGGCCACATGCTGCCATTATGTCTTTGCCTTTGCTTTTTCTTATGAGTGCTGTAAGCCCTGAGCTAATCAGGATATCCTGAAACTTGAGGGTAGATTCATCTGATGGTCTTTTAAACTCGCACCCATCGTACTCATTAAATGGTATGAGATTGACCTTCGATGGAATTCCCTTAATCAGTCTTACGAGCCTTTTTGCATCGTCCTCTTTATTGTTTATTCCATCTAAAAGAACATATTCAAATGTAATCCTTCTTCTTTTTTGAAGGGAATAGCTCCTGCATGCACCAATCAAGGCTTTAATCGGGTATTTTCTATTAACAGGCATTATAAAATCCCTGACCTTATCGGTAGTTGCATTAAGGGACACCGCAAGGTTTACATGAGGAGCCGTCTCTGAGAGTTTTAGTATTTTTGGAACTATGCCTGCGGTTGAAAGGGTTATCTTTCTTGTAGGGAAATGCATAAGCTCGGTTAGCCTGAAAAGTGCCTCTATCACCTCGGTAAAGTTCATAAGAGGTTCTCCCATTCCCATAAGCACAATATTGGTTATTTGGCTTTCAGGAGAAAGCCTTCTTGCCGATATAACCTGCTCTATTATTTCAAATGCCCTTAGATTTCTCTTTAGCCCCATCCTTCCTGTCAGACAGAACCTGCATGCCAGGGCACAGCCTACCTGTGATGAGATGCAGAGCGTAAGGCGGTCCTCATCGGGAATTAAAACGCTTTCAACCTTATTTCCATCTTCTAATCCAAAGAGAAATTTCTTTGTGCCGTCCCGAGATACCCTTGTTTCGATAAGCTCAAGACTGCTTAGATATGAGAGCTCATCGAGCCTTAGCCTTAGGTCTTTGGAAAGGTCTGTCATCTCATCAATCCTACTTGCCGATTTTACATAAATCCACCTGAGTATCTGACCTGCCCTGTAATCAGGCAGTCCAAGCTCACTTACAAATTCCTTTATCTCGTTTGAGCTTAATGCCCTTAGATTGACTTTATCCATGTTTTATTATAACTTTTCAAAGGATGCTTAAGATAAAAGGTATCTTAGTTTTAGCAATGCTATTTGTGACTCTGCCTCTTCAGGCAGAGGTCATCGAAAGGGTCTCTGCATTTATAGACGATGAGGCAATAACCTTGAGCGAGCTCGAGGATGCTTACCGAAAGACAGTAAAACTAAAACCCGATATAAGCTATGAGGAGGTCTTAAACACCTTGATTAACAGGTCACTGATTCTCATGGATGCAAGGAGGCTTAGGCTTGAGGCAGAAAGCGATGAGGCTGTTATAGAGCAGTATATCGACCTCAAGGTCAGGGCATTCGTAAACATATCCGAGAATGAGATAGAGGATTTTTTTAATAAAAACAAGGCAGAATTTAAGGGGCTAAAACTTAAGGATGTTAGAGAAAAGATTGAGGTTTATCTTGAGGAAAAGGAAGTAAACGAGAAACTGAAAAGCCAGATTGAGAAATTAAAAGAAGGTGTCTATATAAAGATAATCTACTATCCTGTCCAATAGATATTACTTATCCTCAATCTTTCTAAAAAAGCAGGTCCTATTGCCTGTATGACATGCACCTGAGCCATTCTGGATGACCTTTACGAGGAGTGTGTCCTCATCACAGTCATAAAGGACCTCTTTTACCTCTTGCAAATTGCCTGAGGTCTCGCCCTTTTTCCAGTATTTCTTTCTTGAGCGTGACCAGAAGTGTGTGTACCCTGTTTTAAGAGTCATCTCGAGGGCGGTTCTGTCCATATAGGCGACCATCAGGACCTCGCCTGTATTTACCTCCTGTATTACAGCAGGGATAAGACCTTTTTCGTCATATTTAAGCTCAGGCAGCATTTTAATTATTTTACATAAAATACCCCTTTTAATCCATTTTTTAGAATCTTCTCTATCAAGCCAAAGTAGAAATGTCCTATCGTATAAAAAATCGTTGCCATCTCCTTTTCCACCTTTTCTTGTCATTGCGAGTCCATCCTTTAAAGCTTTTGTCAAGTAAAAGATAGCCTCCTGTTGAAAAATTACATGAAAACGAATATAGTATTTCCTATGTGGCGGGAAAAGGACATAGTAAGGGCTTTTAAGAAAGGCGACACTATCATCGGGGAAGGCGACCCAGGTAGGGAGATGTTCATAATCCAGTCTGGCTCTGTTGATGTTTTTAAGGGAGAAGGGGAAGGTAGAATTCATCTTGCCACACTTCAAAGGGGTGATTTCTTTGGGGAGATGTCCATACTTGAGAATGTCAGAAGGTCTGCCACTGTCATAGCACGAGAGGAAACAAGCCTTCTGGTGCTGAATGCAGGGAATTTCCTTGTAAAGATAAGGAAAGACCCAACATTTGCCTTTAGCTTAATGCAGAGGATGAGTAATAGAATCAGGGTTCTCAATGAAAAACTCTCAGCACAGAAGGATGCCGAATCAGCAAAGACAGTGGAAATGGCAGAGTATTTAAAATAAAAAATTATTTTCGGGGTGCAGATGGGCAGATTTAATACCTTAGTAGAGGAAGAGCATCTTTATATCATCTCGGACCTTCATTTAGGGAATCCCTCTTTTATTCAGGGAGGAGGATTTAGCTCTTTCCTCAAGCACATCTCAGGTAAGGATGTAAACCTCTGCATCAACGGAGATGGGCTTGACCTTCTTCAGATATCGTTTCCGAAATTAATGCTCGTTTTCCCTGATGTTCTGGAGGCACTACGGGGCTTTTTAAACTCAGGCAGTAACAAAATCTACTACATAGTTGGAAACCACGACATATACCTCGAGGGATTTCTCGAGGACTCCGGGATTTTTAATGTAGTGCCATTCCTCGATGTTGTCTCAGGTAAAAGGCGCATCCATATAGAGCATGGACACCTCTATGACCGCTTCTTTCTTTATCATCCAGAGATTTACATACAGCTGACGAAGTTTTTCGGACTCCTTTTAAGGGCAGCACCAGGGCTTTTCCGTGTCTGGGATAAGGCACTTCTTGCCTTTTCCTCCATTTTAGCAAAAAAGCAGGATGTTGGCTTGTTTGACAGGCGCTCCTCTATCGAGGCCGCAGAGGATATTCTCAAAAGAGGCTTTGATGTGGTTGTCTTTGGTCATACCCACAGGTTTGGCATATACGATTCAGGACAAAATAGAAAGTACTTCAATACAGGAAGCTGGATTGGCAAGATAGGCCATTATGTAGAGATTGATAGCAACCTCAATCAGGAGAAAATACCCAAGAAGGCACGCAGAAAAAAGGCATTAAAGACTTCTTAAAGGAAAATATAAAAGGCACTGCCGAATACAAATTCTTTGGGCAATTCCATAAGGTCAGACAGGACAAAAAACAATATCTCCATGAGTTGCTCCTCAATTTAGACCTGAAATACCCTTTGGGCAAGGGGAAAAGCATTGTTTTAAAGCCTTTATTCAGAGGAGACAACAGGCACTTTACACAGGGCGTGGTTGACACGGCAAAGGAAGCAGATGAGCGAAGATATTATGTGAATTTCAAAGAGGCATATATAGCATTTCGTGGTGAGCAGGCAGATTTTTATTTAGGCAAAAGGCTTTACTCCTGGGGCAAGGCAGAGGGCTTTAATCCCACTGACAACATAAACCCTTATGACTTTATGGATTTTCTTGACAGGGAAAAGCTTGGAGTCTTCTCAGCCTCGGTTGAATATGCCATTGGAGAGTCCACTGTCGAGGTTGTGCTGATACCTCTTTTCACTCCGTCACGACTGCCTGAGCAAAACAACAGGTGGGCAGGCAATGTAGAAGACCAGGTGACCATCACAACAGTGTCCCAGCTTCCTCAGGCAGATTTGAGGGGAAGGGAGGTTCCAGCCAACACCCTCGAAAACACTCAGATGGCAGGAAGGCTTAAGACAACCATTTCAGGCTGGGACTTTGCATTGAGCATCTACCATGGCATGGACAGCATACCTGCGGCAGAAGAAGAGGTCATAGCAGGGACAACATACTATACCCCCAAATTCAACCCCATAAACGAGTACGGCTTTGCAACTGCCACGACATTTGACAAGTTAGAGCTTCATGCAGAGGTATCCCACAGGGACACACTTCACGGAAACGACGACGATTTCATTGCCTATATAGCAGGTGGAAGTTATAGCTGGGATGAGCTTGGAGAGCTTATCGAGAAACTGAGCCTTTATTTCGAGTACGCAGGCGAAGGGATAACACTTGGAAAGAGAAATCCAAATCGGCATAGCTCATCCTCCTACAGCAGGCCATTCAAAAACTCTGTGCTTGGAAGTCTGGTCTTTAAATTTAATGAGGATGCCGAGTTTCAGCTCGGAGGCTCATATAACATCTCCGACGATGACTACTACATACAGCCAAAGGCAACTTACAAGTTTTCAGACAAGCTTAAGTTGAAGGCTGGCTTTGACATCCTCAGGGGCGACAGGGAGACATTCTGGGGCAAGTGGAGGAAAAACGACCGCTTCTTTGCGCATCTTATATGGCATTTTTAAGACTGTTGATATATAATCTTTAGAATTTCCAATGAGGGGGTTTGTATGAAAAAGCCATCAGGAAGTCTGTTCATGGGTTTATGGATATTTGCCTTTTCTTTAGCCATTGTCTTAGCACCTACAGTTTCTTCCGCAATGACTGGAAAAGAGATTATGGAAAAGCAGAAACAGATCCAGCAGGCAAACGACGAAAAAGAGGTCCTTTCCATGAAGCTCATAGACAAAAAAGGCAATGTAAAGGAAAGAGAGGTTGTCAGATATTCCATGAAGACTGCCTCTACAGTCAACAAGATAATGATGATATTCAACAAGCCCTCTGACATCAAAGGCACAGGGCTTCTTACATGGGAGCAAAAAGGCAGAGATGATGACCAGTGGCTTTACCTTCCAGAGCTTGGAAAGGAAAAACGCATTGCCTCTGGAGGTAAAAAGAACAAGTTTATGGGCACTGACTTTGCCTTCGAGGACCTCCGTCCCGAAAACCTCTCGACACATGAGTATAACCTTACTGCAAGCGAGACAATCGAAGGAAAGGACTGCTATGTAATAGAGGCTATCCCAATAGGGAAGGAAGAAAAGGAAAGCGGATACTCAAAGCGAAAGTTCTGGATCAGAAAGGACATCTTCTTTACGGTAAAGGTAGAATATTATGACAAAAAAGGAAAACATATAAAGACACAGGAAAACAAAAACCCGAAGAATGTCAGTGGCTCTGTCTGGAGAAGCGATGAGATAGTAATGGAAGACCATGAGGAAAACCACAAGACTACATTAGCTGTCCAGTCAAGGGAAGTAAACAAAGGACTGAAGGAAGACTTCTTCAGCCTAAGACAACTGATGTCGCAATAGGTAGAGGCTATAGCGGATTTTATTTAACTCAACAATGAATGCAGGGGCAATGCCCCTCTAAGGAGGAGTCCTTATGACAAAATTCATGAACTGGGTAGTCAGGCATCCAATCATATCGGTAGTTGTCCTTTTCATAGTCCTTGCAGTTCTTTCAGTGAAGATTCTGACTATCGAGATAGATTCCTCTGCAGAGGGCCTTATGGCAGAGGGAGACCCAGAAAGACTTTATTACGAAAGCGTTAAGGAAAAGTTCGGCTCTGACACACTTACAGTAATCGTGGTAGAAGGGAAAAACGGCAAGGATGTCTTTGAACAAGAGACCCTGAGCCTCGTTGAAACCCTTACCGATAAGGTAGTAGAAATAGACGGCGTAACGAACATCCAGAGCCTGACAACAGTCAATAAGATTAAAGGCGAAGGAGATTTCCTCAATACAGATAAATTAATCGAAGAGATTCCCTCTGACCCCGAGGGACTCCGTCAAATCAAGGAAGATGCCCAAAGAAACGATGTATTCCTTAAAAACCTTATATCGAAAGACTCAAAGATTACAGGCATCAATATATTTACCGAGAGAAAGCCTGATGACAAAAAGTTCAATGAGAGATTCTCTGCAGAGCTTGATAGGCTT
This window contains:
- the rlmN gene encoding 23S rRNA (adenine(2503)-C(2))-methyltransferase RlmN is translated as MDKVNLRALSSNEIKEFVSELGLPDYRAGQILRWIYVKSASRIDEMTDLSKDLRLRLDELSYLSSLELIETRVSRDGTKKFLFGLEDGNKVESVLIPDEDRLTLCISSQVGCALACRFCLTGRMGLKRNLRAFEIIEQVISARRLSPESQITNIVLMGMGEPLMNFTEVIEALFRLTELMHFPTRKITLSTAGIVPKILKLSETAPHVNLAVSLNATTDKVRDFIMPVNRKYPIKALIGACRSYSLQKRRRITFEYVLLDGINNKEDDAKRLVRLIKGIPSKVNLIPFNEYDGCEFKRPSDESTLKFQDILISSGLTALIRKSKGKDIMAACGQLSVIGSKNSGII
- the hisI gene encoding phosphoribosyl-AMP cyclohydrolase codes for the protein MLPELKYDEKGLIPAVIQEVNTGEVLMVAYMDRTALEMTLKTGYTHFWSRSRKKYWKKGETSGNLQEVKEVLYDCDEDTLLVKVIQNGSGACHTGNRTCFFRKIEDK
- a CDS encoding cyclic nucleotide-binding domain-containing protein, with translation MWREKDIVRAFKKGDTIIGEGDPGREMFIIQSGSVDVFKGEGEGRIHLATLQRGDFFGEMSILENVRRSATVIAREETSLLVLNAGNFLVKIRKDPTFAFSLMQRMSNRIRVLNEKLSAQKDAESAKTVEMAEYLK
- a CDS encoding metallophosphoesterase, yielding MGRFNTLVEEEHLYIISDLHLGNPSFIQGGGFSSFLKHISGKDVNLCINGDGLDLLQISFPKLMLVFPDVLEALRGFLNSGSNKIYYIVGNHDIYLEGFLEDSGIFNVVPFLDVVSGKRRIHIEHGHLYDRFFLYHPEIYIQLTKFFGLLLRAAPGLFRVWDKALLAFSSILAKKQDVGLFDRRSSIEAAEDILKRGFDVVVFGHTHRFGIYDSGQNRKYFNTGSWIGKIGHYVEIDSNLNQEKIPKKARRKKALKTS
- a CDS encoding outer membrane lipoprotein-sorting protein, with protein sequence MKKPSGSLFMGLWIFAFSLAIVLAPTVSSAMTGKEIMEKQKQIQQANDEKEVLSMKLIDKKGNVKEREVVRYSMKTASTVNKIMMIFNKPSDIKGTGLLTWEQKGRDDDQWLYLPELGKEKRIASGGKKNKFMGTDFAFEDLRPENLSTHEYNLTASETIEGKDCYVIEAIPIGKEEKESGYSKRKFWIRKDIFFTVKVEYYDKKGKHIKTQENKNPKNVSGSVWRSDEIVMEDHEENHKTTLAVQSREVNKGLKEDFFSLRQLMSQ